AAACAACAGTCAAAACTTGCACTGAGGTGATAGAGGAGCAGATGCGATCAGAGTTGTTACGCTCATATGGCATTGAGCCACGTAACAAAATCCTTCTTTATGGGCCTCCTGGAAATGGAAAAACTTCGCTTGCCGAGGCGATTGCCAATGCTTTAATGGTCCCCTTGTATATGGTTACGTATGATACTCTCATCGGAGCATATCTCGGCGAGACTGCCTCCAATCTTGCAAAACTATTTGAATACGCGAGAACAAGGCAATGTGTGTTGTTCTTTGATGAGTTCGAGACTCTAGGTAAAGAACGGGGAGACCGCCATGAGACCGGGGAGATTAAACGGGTGGTAAGCTCCCTGCTTATGAATATAGACGCCTTACCCAGTTATGTTGTCGTCATTGCCGCTACCAATCATGAAGCATTGCTTGACATTGCTGCATGGAGAAGATTTCAAGTAAAAATTGAGCTTGGCAAACCATCAATAGATGACATCCAGTGCTGGTTAACCTCCTTTGAGAAGAGAATGCGGTTCTCCTTCAACATTCAGCTAAGCAACCTGGCGAAACAGTTGCTAGGAAGAAGCTATGCCGAAGTTGAGGAGTTCGCTCTCTCCATCTATCGCCAATATATCTTGAAAGGTTTTATTACTGACACCAGGGCCCTTACCGAGTTCCGACTTAACCAGGACTCTTCTCTATCCATGCATAGAAATTCATAGATGTAACAGGAGCAAAAAATGGCCGAGAGACCTCTCGTTTTCTTTTCAAAACCAAACAAAATCCACTCGTACAACCTCTGTTCATTCAAGCATTGAGAGAAGCACTTCCAGAACTTCAGAGCATTACTGCAAGAGGGACGGCATTCCAGGGAGTGTGTCTCTAGGCTGGAACAACCTTCCAAAGAACAAGCAGGTGATTTTATTGGGGTATACCCTATACATTATCTGCAACTATTTAAAAGAATTATCCATTCCCCAGATATAACTGAGACGGGAATTTGAGAGTCTTCAGGCTAGCATGTCATCCCGTCTTTTCCGGATAAGATTTGGCTCATCATACAGCACCTTGTAGAGCGAATGGTCACTCGCCTTTTCCT
The DNA window shown above is from Candidatus Woesearchaeota archaeon and carries:
- a CDS encoding ATP-binding protein; translated protein: EKASFRLAAEAICAEERAKQHVILAKKLEELLEQDSQSLETREVAPKPFGLRTLNGASLYQEINPSKRLNQLVLTETTVKTCTEVIEEQMRSELLRSYGIEPRNKILLYGPPGNGKTSLAEAIANALMVPLYMVTYDTLIGAYLGETASNLAKLFEYARTRQCVLFFDEFETLGKERGDRHETGEIKRVVSSLLMNIDALPSYVVVIAATNHEALLDIAAWRRFQVKIELGKPSIDDIQCWLTSFEKRMRFSFNIQLSNLAKQLLGRSYAEVEEFALSIYRQYILKGFITDTRALTEFRLNQDSSLSMHRNS